One part of the Chryseobacterium mulctrae genome encodes these proteins:
- a CDS encoding glutathionylspermidine synthase family protein, which produces MKRIQSQFRKNWEHKLENLGFGYHSLEGLYWDESHYYEFSSDEINKIENATIELWQMCLQAVDYIIEKNLWDKFNIPESFRNYIITSWEEDHPSIYGRFDFGFDGENLKLLEFNADTPTSLYEASVIQWYWLQEMFPYKDQFNSIHEKLVDYWTYLKKYMNPHYIYFASLTNIEDVTNVEYLRDCATQAGFETEFIPIQDIGWAEDIEEFIAGDKTIMEYIFKLYPYEWILEDGFGEKLIRNNFRSQWMEPAWKVLLSSKAILPILWELFPNHPYLLECYFEPKHLTDFVKKPIYSREGDNVSLFKNNVAVEENSGDYGKEGFIYQQLFELPNFDGNYPVIGSWVIGQESAGIGIRESVHLITNNQSRFIPHLIDSNKIYIQEKEL; this is translated from the coding sequence ATGAAAAGAATACAATCACAATTCCGAAAAAACTGGGAACATAAACTTGAAAACCTCGGCTTTGGCTATCATTCTTTGGAAGGGCTTTACTGGGATGAAAGTCATTACTACGAATTTTCATCTGATGAAATCAACAAAATAGAAAACGCAACGATCGAATTGTGGCAGATGTGTCTTCAGGCTGTAGATTATATTATTGAAAAAAATCTTTGGGACAAATTTAATATTCCGGAATCTTTTAGAAATTATATTATTACAAGCTGGGAAGAAGATCATCCTTCGATTTACGGGAGGTTTGATTTTGGTTTTGATGGTGAAAACCTGAAGCTTCTCGAATTCAATGCAGACACGCCGACTTCTTTATACGAAGCTTCGGTCATTCAATGGTATTGGCTGCAGGAAATGTTTCCCTACAAAGATCAGTTCAATTCTATTCATGAAAAGCTGGTCGATTATTGGACGTATCTTAAAAAATATATGAATCCGCATTATATTTATTTTGCTTCATTAACGAATATTGAAGATGTAACCAATGTAGAGTATTTACGGGACTGTGCTACACAAGCAGGTTTTGAAACAGAATTTATTCCTATCCAAGATATTGGTTGGGCAGAAGATATTGAAGAATTCATTGCCGGAGACAAAACCATTATGGAGTATATTTTTAAACTATATCCTTACGAATGGATCCTGGAAGATGGTTTTGGCGAGAAATTAATCCGTAATAATTTCAGATCTCAGTGGATGGAACCTGCCTGGAAAGTTCTTCTTTCCTCAAAAGCTATTTTGCCGATTCTTTGGGAACTATTTCCTAATCATCCGTATTTGCTGGAATGTTATTTTGAACCAAAACATTTGACAGACTTCGTTAAAAAACCCATCTATTCCAGAGAAGGAGATAACGTAAGTTTATTTAAAAATAATGTTGCGGTAGAAGAAAATAGCGGTGATTACGGCAAAGAAGGTTTTATTTACCAGCAATTATTTGAGCTTCCAAACTTCGACGGGAATTATCCTGTCATTGGAAGTTGGGTAATCGGGCAAGAATCTGCCGGAATTGGGATCCGAGAAAGCGTACATTTGATTACCAATAACCAGAGTAGGTTTATCCCTCATTTGATAGATTCAAATAAAATTTACATACAAGAAAAGGAGCTGTAA
- the sufB gene encoding Fe-S cluster assembly protein SufB — protein MSKYTEDDLRVDLENKKYEFGWETKIDYEDFPIGLNEDIVRAISAKKEEPEWMTEWRLESFKIWLKMTEPTWANIKYEKPDFQAIKYYAAPKAKPELESLDEVDPELLATFAKLGINIEEQKRLSGVAVDIVIDSVSVKTTFQDTLAEKGIIFCSISEAIKNHPDLVRKYLGKVVPRGDNFYAALNSAVFSDGSFCYIPKGVRCPMELSTYFRINQAGTGQFERTLVIADEGSYVSYLEGCTAPSRDENQLHAAVVELIAMDNAEIKYSTVQNWYPGNEEGKGGVFNFVTKRGLCEYKAKISWTQVETGSAVTWKYPSCILKGDGSIGEFYSIAVTNNHQYADTGTKMIHIGKNTKSTIISKGISAGKSQNSYRGQVKVMPSAKGARNFSQCDSLLMGNECGAHTFPYIEIKDPTAQLEHEATTSKIGEDQIFYCNQRGIDTERAIALIVNGFSKEVLNKLPMEFAIEAQKLLEISLEGSVG, from the coding sequence ATGAGTAAATATACTGAAGACGATTTAAGAGTCGACTTAGAAAATAAAAAATATGAATTTGGTTGGGAAACCAAGATTGACTATGAAGATTTCCCAATTGGTTTAAATGAAGACATTGTCCGTGCAATTTCTGCGAAGAAAGAGGAGCCGGAATGGATGACAGAATGGCGTTTGGAATCATTCAAAATTTGGTTGAAAATGACTGAGCCTACTTGGGCGAATATCAAATACGAAAAACCAGATTTTCAAGCAATAAAATATTATGCTGCGCCAAAAGCAAAGCCTGAATTGGAAAGCTTGGATGAAGTTGACCCGGAATTATTGGCAACTTTTGCAAAATTAGGAATCAACATCGAAGAACAGAAAAGACTTTCGGGTGTTGCTGTTGATATCGTAATCGATTCTGTTTCTGTAAAAACAACATTCCAGGATACATTAGCTGAAAAAGGAATTATCTTCTGCTCAATCTCTGAGGCAATCAAAAATCACCCTGATTTAGTAAGAAAATATCTTGGAAAAGTAGTTCCGAGAGGAGATAACTTTTACGCAGCATTAAATTCCGCAGTATTTTCTGATGGAAGTTTCTGTTATATTCCAAAAGGAGTAAGATGTCCGATGGAACTTTCAACTTATTTCAGAATTAATCAGGCAGGAACAGGTCAGTTTGAAAGAACACTAGTTATTGCAGATGAAGGAAGCTATGTTTCTTATCTGGAAGGTTGTACTGCTCCGTCAAGAGATGAAAATCAACTTCATGCTGCCGTTGTAGAATTAATTGCAATGGATAATGCTGAAATTAAATATTCTACCGTTCAAAACTGGTACCCAGGAAATGAAGAAGGTAAGGGTGGAGTTTTCAATTTCGTAACCAAAAGAGGACTTTGCGAGTATAAAGCAAAAATCTCTTGGACGCAAGTTGAAACAGGTTCTGCTGTAACTTGGAAATATCCTTCTTGTATCTTAAAAGGTGATGGTTCAATCGGTGAGTTCTACTCTATCGCGGTAACCAACAATCATCAATATGCAGATACCGGTACAAAGATGATCCACATTGGAAAGAATACAAAATCAACGATTATTTCTAAAGGAATTTCTGCAGGAAAATCTCAAAACTCTTACAGAGGACAAGTAAAAGTAATGCCTTCTGCAAAAGGAGCCAGAAACTTCTCACAATGTGACTCATTATTGATGGGTAACGAATGTGGAGCGCACACTTTCCCTTACATCGAGATTAAAGATCCAACTGCACAGTTAGAACATGAAGCTACAACTTCAAAAATCGGTGAAGACCAGATTTTCTACTGTAATCAGAGAGGTATCGATACGGAAAGAGCAATCGCTTTAATTGTAAATGGTTTCAGTAAAGAAGTTTTAAATAAACTTCCGATGGAATTTGCTATTGAAGCTCAGAAATTATTAGAGATTTCCTTGGAAGGTTCTGTTGGATAA
- the sufC gene encoding Fe-S cluster assembly ATPase SufC: MLNIKNLHARIEDGAQILKGINLEIKPGEVHAIMGPNGAGKSTLSSVIAGKEDYEVTEGEILFDGENIIEDAPEERAHKGIFLSFQYPVEIPGVSVTNFIKAALNENRKANGLEEMPAKEMLAMIREKSEKLGIKKDFLSRSLNEGFSGGEKKRNEIFQMMMLNPKLAILDETDSGLDIDALRIVADGVNTFKNEGNAVLLITHYQRLLNYIQPDYVHVLANGKIIKTGDKSLALELEAKGYDWLLN; this comes from the coding sequence ATGTTAAATATTAAAAACTTACACGCCAGAATTGAAGATGGCGCACAGATATTAAAAGGTATCAATCTTGAAATAAAACCGGGCGAAGTTCATGCGATCATGGGACCAAACGGAGCTGGAAAATCTACTCTTTCTTCTGTAATTGCAGGGAAAGAAGATTACGAAGTTACTGAAGGTGAAATTTTATTTGATGGTGAAAACATCATCGAAGATGCTCCTGAAGAAAGAGCTCACAAAGGTATTTTCCTTTCTTTTCAATATCCTGTAGAAATTCCTGGAGTTTCTGTGACCAATTTCATTAAAGCTGCTTTAAATGAAAACAGAAAAGCAAACGGATTAGAAGAAATGCCTGCAAAAGAAATGTTGGCAATGATTCGTGAGAAATCTGAGAAATTAGGTATTAAAAAAGATTTTCTTTCTAGATCATTGAACGAAGGATTTTCAGGAGGTGAGAAAAAAAGGAATGAGATTTTCCAGATGATGATGCTGAATCCTAAATTAGCTATTTTGGATGAAACAGATTCAGGATTAGATATCGACGCATTGAGAATCGTTGCAGATGGTGTAAACACTTTCAAAAACGAAGGAAATGCAGTTCTTTTGATTACGCACTATCAAAGATTGCTTAATTATATTCAGCCTGATTATGTACACGTTTTAGCGAACGGAAAAATCATTAAAACAGGCGACAAATCTTTAGCATTGGAATTAGAAGCAAAAGGTTACGACTGGCTACTCAATTAA
- a CDS encoding rhomboid family intramembrane serine protease, whose amino-acid sequence MIKNIIHKKAFIAPLLMLAAMWFGYLLQTMGFFSSCFGAIIPLLPEGLLGIITSPLLHGSIDHIIGNSIPIAVLMFLLYQFYSEVATKVFVIGWISTGLLLWLLPPIDIMTGEYNYTCTIGASGVVYVLAFFLFFSGVFKWNMKLLTISLLVVLYYGSLIWGMFPEELFNNLNEPSKISWQAHLSGALMGSAMAYIFKGSGEKKKRYIWEFPNYYSEKDDKLWQEYKENHPDDFLELPYKKNEDVWDYLEELRRK is encoded by the coding sequence ATGATTAAAAATATAATTCACAAAAAAGCATTTATCGCTCCCTTATTGATGCTTGCTGCAATGTGGTTTGGATACCTTTTGCAGACAATGGGATTTTTCTCGAGCTGTTTCGGGGCAATTATTCCGCTTTTGCCTGAAGGTTTATTGGGAATCATAACTTCGCCTCTTTTACATGGAAGTATCGATCATATCATAGGAAACTCTATCCCGATTGCAGTGCTTATGTTTTTATTGTATCAGTTTTATTCTGAAGTAGCCACCAAAGTTTTTGTGATAGGTTGGATAAGTACAGGTCTTCTTCTTTGGCTGTTGCCTCCGATTGATATTATGACCGGAGAGTATAATTACACATGCACCATTGGAGCGAGTGGTGTTGTATATGTTTTGGCGTTTTTTCTTTTTTTCAGTGGAGTTTTTAAATGGAATATGAAGCTTTTGACCATTTCACTTCTGGTAGTTTTATATTATGGAAGTTTAATCTGGGGGATGTTTCCCGAAGAGCTTTTTAATAATCTTAACGAACCAAGTAAAATTTCTTGGCAGGCTCATTTATCCGGTGCTTTAATGGGAAGCGCAATGGCTTATATTTTTAAAGGATCAGGAGAAAAGAAAAAAAGATATATCTGGGAATTCCCCAATTACTACAGCGAAAAAGATGATAAACTTTGGCAGGAATACAAAGAAAACCATCCCGATGATTTCCTGGAATTGCCTTATAAAAAAAATGAAGATGTTTGGGATTATTTGGAAGAATTAAGGCGAAAATAA
- a CDS encoding four helix bundle protein yields the protein MKFDILGTINNFEDLEIWQSSRNFCQSIYQNCLQNEKFLHHDKSQIDRAASSIMNNIAEGFEREGNREFVNFLTMSKGSAGEVRSQLIRAYDRQYLDSETFIKLKNESLEISKKLSGFITYLKKSTHKGNKFNRNDD from the coding sequence TTGAAATTTGACATTTTGGGGACAATAAATAATTTTGAAGATTTAGAAATTTGGCAGAGTTCTCGAAATTTCTGCCAATCAATATATCAAAATTGTCTGCAAAACGAAAAATTTCTACATCACGATAAATCTCAGATTGACAGAGCTGCTTCTTCAATAATGAATAATATTGCAGAAGGCTTTGAAAGAGAAGGGAATCGTGAATTTGTCAATTTTCTGACAATGTCTAAAGGCTCGGCTGGTGAAGTTCGTTCTCAGTTGATAAGAGCATATGACAGACAATATTTAGACAGTGAAACATTTATAAAACTTAAAAATGAAAGTCTTGAGATTTCAAAAAAACTATCGGGATTTATTACTTATTTGAAAAAATCAACTCATAAAGGAAATAAATTTAACCGAAATGATGATTAG
- a CDS encoding HesB/IscA family protein produces the protein MIKVSDQAKVKAIQLMTEDGFNPAEDYIRVGVKSGGCSGLEYMLGFDNKQNETDQIFEDNGIKIVVEKKSILYLAGTTLEYSGGLNGKGFIFNNPNASRTCGCGESFSL, from the coding sequence ATGATAAAGGTTTCAGATCAGGCAAAGGTAAAAGCGATTCAACTGATGACAGAAGATGGCTTTAACCCTGCTGAAGATTATATAAGAGTTGGGGTAAAAAGCGGTGGATGTTCAGGACTGGAGTATATGTTAGGTTTCGACAATAAGCAAAACGAAACAGATCAGATTTTTGAAGATAACGGAATAAAAATCGTTGTTGAAAAAAAATCGATACTTTACTTGGCAGGTACCACTTTAGAATATTCCGGAGGTTTAAATGGAAAAGGATTTATTTTTAATAATCCTAATGCATCCAGAACGTGTGGTTGTGGAGAGAGTTTTAGCTTATAA
- the ribH gene encoding 6,7-dimethyl-8-ribityllumazine synthase, giving the protein MATVNLSDYKPLNIANAEDFSIGIVFSEWNDFVTYNLRDAALEILEKEGVKAENIKQFSVPGAFELNYASMQLCKERKFDAVIAIGCVIRGETPHFDFVCDAVAQGIKDCNILTDTPTIFCVLTDDTKEQSIARSGGDLGNKGVEAAVTALSMINFKRNLSDKKGNIGFGN; this is encoded by the coding sequence ATGGCAACAGTTAATCTTTCAGATTACAAGCCACTTAATATAGCCAATGCCGAAGATTTTTCTATCGGCATTGTTTTTTCTGAGTGGAATGACTTTGTAACATACAATCTACGCGATGCAGCTTTAGAAATTCTAGAAAAAGAAGGTGTAAAAGCTGAAAACATAAAACAGTTTTCCGTTCCCGGAGCTTTTGAATTAAATTACGCAAGCATGCAGCTTTGCAAAGAACGAAAGTTTGATGCTGTAATTGCAATCGGATGTGTCATCAGAGGAGAAACTCCTCATTTTGATTTCGTTTGTGATGCCGTTGCGCAGGGAATTAAAGACTGTAATATTTTAACCGATACTCCAACCATTTTCTGTGTGTTGACAGATGACACAAAAGAGCAATCAATAGCAAGAAGCGGTGGTGATTTAGGAAATAAAGGTGTTGAAGCAGCAGTTACGGCTTTAAGCATGATCAATTTTAAAAGAAATCTTTCTGATAAAAAAGGAAACATCGGTTTCGGAAATTAA
- a CDS encoding DUF3078 domain-containing protein, whose amino-acid sequence MRKILLPISIFLGMYVSAQETNADSPAADTLKAWSIQAQNTLMLNQAAFSNWVGGGANNVGWLAGVNYNLTYEKGKYLWENIIVLGYGQNNTKGVGTRKTQDVINLSTNFGKEFVKNWYLSAGASLQSQFAAGYEDGNNPEAAILSNFMAPGFVNIGVGVTYRPNDNFTMTLRPANARMTFVLGEELQKAGTYGLKNDGDSMLFQFGFLGTAIYKMKLMENISLINTGSVFSNYIDHPERLVLSYGAVLNMKINRFISTNVTVDVLYDHNQIQKTQLKQTLGVGFAYNIDNGVKRSERKDNQSWMKK is encoded by the coding sequence ATGAGAAAAATTTTATTGCCAATTTCCATATTTCTGGGAATGTATGTTTCTGCTCAGGAAACAAATGCAGATTCACCTGCAGCAGATACTTTAAAAGCATGGTCTATTCAGGCTCAAAACACATTAATGCTCAATCAGGCTGCCTTTTCAAATTGGGTAGGTGGTGGAGCCAACAATGTAGGCTGGCTTGCCGGAGTAAACTATAATCTTACTTACGAAAAAGGCAAATATCTCTGGGAAAATATTATTGTTTTGGGATATGGACAAAATAATACTAAAGGAGTGGGAACACGAAAAACTCAGGATGTGATCAATCTATCAACCAATTTTGGAAAAGAGTTTGTGAAAAACTGGTATCTTTCTGCAGGAGCGAGTTTACAATCTCAGTTTGCAGCTGGTTATGAAGATGGAAATAATCCCGAAGCCGCTATACTTTCCAATTTTATGGCTCCCGGTTTTGTGAATATTGGTGTTGGTGTTACGTATCGCCCGAATGATAATTTTACAATGACTTTAAGACCAGCCAACGCAAGAATGACTTTTGTTCTGGGTGAAGAACTTCAAAAAGCCGGAACTTATGGTTTGAAAAATGATGGCGATTCTATGCTGTTTCAGTTCGGTTTCTTGGGAACGGCTATTTATAAAATGAAATTAATGGAAAATATAAGTCTAATCAATACAGGCTCGGTATTTTCAAATTATATAGATCATCCGGAAAGGTTGGTGCTTTCTTATGGTGCTGTTTTAAATATGAAAATCAACCGATTTATTTCAACCAATGTTACCGTTGATGTTTTGTATGATCACAATCAGATTCAGAAAACTCAGTTGAAACAAACTTTGGGAGTTGGTTTTGCCTATAATATTGATAATGGTGTAAAAAGATCTGAAAGAAAAGATAATCAGTCCTGGATGAAGAAATAG
- the sufD gene encoding Fe-S cluster assembly protein SufD, with protein sequence MLSEQILNNHSEFLSTLRHRFLDETRVEALGKFVKLGFPTKKDEEYKYTNIKEIIEKDYNFFPKESHNITKEQLDELHFGEENFDWIVFVNGQLHKELSKISIENAEFLSFNYALNDENHKDVFDTYFNTIAAKDLAFTNLNQAYCKYGFFLKVPKNVVIEKPIHVFYLSQNQEENTFYNTRNLLIVEEGAKVEVIESHHNFDETYVFTNSVTEIFTSPNAKADWHKLQNDNDTSYLVDHTFAKQERDSLTTVNTFSFGGKIVRNNLDFIQNGSNINSFMNGITIIGKDQLVDHHTAVHHNQPNCESYQNYKGIFKDKSHGVFNGKVFVDKLAQKTNAYQQNNNVLLSEGATIDTKPQLEIFADDVKCSHGCTVGQLNKDALFYLRARGISKKEAQALLLFAFANDAMQNIDIEPLKEKISKLLTEKLEVSIEF encoded by the coding sequence ATGTTATCAGAGCAAATTTTAAATAATCACAGCGAATTTCTTAGTACCCTTCGTCATCGTTTTTTAGATGAAACGAGAGTTGAAGCATTAGGAAAATTTGTTAAACTTGGTTTTCCTACGAAGAAAGACGAAGAATATAAATATACCAACATTAAAGAAATCATCGAGAAAGATTATAATTTTTTCCCGAAAGAAAGCCATAACATCACCAAAGAGCAACTTGATGAGCTACATTTTGGAGAAGAAAATTTTGACTGGATCGTTTTTGTAAACGGCCAGCTTCACAAAGAGCTTTCTAAGATTTCTATTGAAAACGCAGAGTTTTTATCATTCAATTACGCTTTGAATGACGAAAATCACAAAGATGTTTTCGATACCTATTTCAATACAATTGCAGCAAAAGATTTAGCCTTTACAAACCTGAATCAAGCTTACTGTAAATACGGATTTTTCCTGAAAGTGCCTAAAAATGTTGTGATTGAAAAACCAATTCACGTTTTTTATCTTTCTCAAAATCAGGAAGAAAACACTTTCTATAACACAAGAAATTTATTGATTGTAGAAGAAGGAGCAAAAGTTGAAGTGATTGAAAGCCACCACAATTTTGATGAAACTTATGTTTTCACCAATTCTGTGACAGAAATTTTCACATCACCGAACGCAAAAGCAGATTGGCATAAATTGCAAAATGACAATGATACTTCTTATTTGGTAGATCATACTTTCGCAAAACAGGAAAGAGACAGTTTAACGACAGTCAATACTTTTTCTTTTGGCGGAAAAATCGTTAGAAATAATTTAGATTTCATTCAAAACGGATCGAATATCAATTCTTTCATGAACGGAATCACGATTATCGGTAAAGATCAGTTGGTAGATCACCACACTGCAGTTCATCATAATCAGCCAAACTGTGAAAGTTACCAGAATTATAAAGGTATTTTTAAAGATAAATCTCACGGAGTTTTCAACGGAAAAGTTTTTGTAGATAAATTGGCACAAAAAACCAATGCTTATCAGCAGAATAATAACGTTCTTTTAAGCGAAGGAGCTACAATTGATACAAAACCTCAGTTGGAGATTTTTGCAGACGACGTGAAGTGTTCTCACGGTTGTACCGTTGGACAGCTAAATAAAGACGCTTTATTCTATCTTAGAGCAAGAGGAATTTCTAAGAAAGAAGCTCAGGCTTTATTGTTATTTGCTTTCGCAAACGATGCAATGCAGAATATCGACATCGAGCCTTTAAAGGAAAAAATTTCAAAGCTTTTGACAGAAAAACTGGAAGTTAGTATTGAGTTTTAA
- a CDS encoding DUF3078 domain-containing protein: MRKIFMLFFIYLSVSSFAQVIISDSAAVDTIKKPRHWSVLAKNSVMFNQAAFSNWVGGGANNVGWLASANYNLTYEKGRHLWENIIILNYGQNTTKGIGTRKTQDVLNFSTNYGRQFSKSWYVSAGASLLSQFSGGFEDGNNPEAKKISNFMAPGYVNAGLGITYRPDENLTVTLRPANGRFTFVLDKELQLAGNYGLKSDGDFFLMQLGFLGSAIYKVKLMENIEMTNTASIFSNYLDKPDHMVLSYNMLLNMKINRFISSIVTVDVMYDHNQIQKTQLKQTLGIGFAYNIDNGVKRSARKDNQWWLKK; the protein is encoded by the coding sequence ATGAGAAAGATTTTCATGTTATTTTTTATTTATCTAAGTGTAAGTTCTTTTGCACAGGTAATTATCAGTGATTCTGCAGCAGTTGATACTATTAAAAAGCCAAGACATTGGTCTGTTCTTGCCAAGAATAGCGTGATGTTTAATCAGGCAGCTTTTTCTAACTGGGTTGGTGGTGGAGCCAATAATGTAGGTTGGCTTGCAAGTGCAAATTATAATCTTACCTATGAAAAAGGCCGCCATCTTTGGGAAAATATTATCATCTTAAATTATGGACAAAATACTACAAAAGGAATTGGTACCAGAAAAACACAAGATGTTCTTAATTTTTCTACAAACTACGGTAGACAGTTTTCAAAAAGCTGGTATGTTTCTGCGGGAGCGAGTTTGCTTTCTCAGTTTTCGGGAGGTTTTGAAGATGGAAATAATCCAGAAGCAAAAAAAATATCAAATTTTATGGCTCCGGGTTATGTGAATGCCGGTTTAGGGATAACTTATAGACCTGATGAAAATCTTACTGTAACTTTAAGACCTGCCAACGGAAGGTTTACATTTGTCCTCGATAAAGAGCTTCAGCTTGCCGGAAATTATGGACTAAAGTCGGATGGCGATTTTTTCCTTATGCAGCTCGGTTTTCTTGGTTCTGCAATCTATAAAGTAAAGTTGATGGAAAATATTGAAATGACCAATACAGCCTCTATATTCTCAAATTATCTTGATAAACCAGATCATATGGTGCTTTCGTACAATATGCTTTTAAATATGAAAATCAATAGGTTTATCTCTTCCATCGTTACCGTAGACGTAATGTATGATCATAATCAGATACAAAAAACGCAGCTGAAACAAACACTCGGAATAGGATTTGCGTATAATATTGATAATGGTGTAAAACGTTCGGCCAGAAAAGATAATCAATGGTGGTTAAAGAAATAA
- a CDS encoding GLPGLI family protein, with product MKKLGILAVALLAQVTFAQTNRFVYQVTSKPDINNKSDIKTENAYLDISAEKSMFYSENRIKRDSVMKANFQSGGARGFNREQMDGLRTNINYSIEKNKKDQKIIYKDRLGRDQYSYEKDRPLNWKILSETTKIGDYKVQKAETDFGGRKWIAWFTTDLPYQDGPYKFSGLPGLVVKAEDSTGDYSFDLMKNYKISDFPEMVTFGNVMKVKRTDYVKQQEKYKTDPASFMNSQRGGGGISAPMRIGGGGNQNPADMRKRMEERAKEEAKRNSNPIELK from the coding sequence ATGAAAAAATTGGGCATCCTTGCTGTAGCCTTACTTGCGCAGGTTACTTTCGCACAAACTAACAGATTTGTTTATCAGGTAACCTCAAAACCAGATATCAATAATAAAAGTGATATTAAAACTGAAAATGCTTATTTAGACATTTCAGCAGAAAAATCAATGTTCTATTCTGAGAATAGAATTAAAAGAGATTCTGTAATGAAAGCCAACTTTCAAAGTGGGGGAGCAAGAGGTTTTAACAGAGAACAAATGGATGGTTTGAGAACGAATATTAATTATTCAATCGAAAAAAATAAAAAAGATCAGAAAATTATTTACAAAGATCGTTTGGGTAGAGATCAATATTCTTACGAAAAAGATAGACCTCTGAACTGGAAAATTTTATCTGAAACCACAAAAATTGGTGATTATAAAGTACAAAAAGCGGAAACGGATTTTGGCGGAAGAAAATGGATTGCTTGGTTTACCACAGATCTTCCTTATCAGGATGGACCGTATAAATTCAGCGGTCTTCCCGGTTTGGTTGTAAAAGCGGAAGATTCTACCGGAGATTATTCTTTCGATTTAATGAAAAACTATAAGATTTCTGATTTTCCGGAAATGGTTACATTTGGAAACGTGATGAAAGTAAAAAGAACGGATTATGTAAAACAACAGGAAAAATATAAAACTGATCCGGCGTCTTTTATGAATAGCCAACGTGGAGGCGGCGGAATTTCTGCTCCAATGAGAATTGGAGGCGGCGGAAATCAAAATCCTGCAGATATGAGAAAGCGAATGGAAGAAAGAGCAAAAGAAGAGGCGAAGCGAAACAGCAATCCTATCGAACTAAAATAA
- the ypfJ gene encoding KPN_02809 family neutral zinc metallopeptidase, which translates to MKWTEDRSTNVDDRRASGGSGGAIVGGGLGTIIIAAIVFFLGGDPSAILSSGVSNNGAQTEQRELTEADKKIGEMIEMITAENEETWTKVFAENGLQYRPARVVLFRSNTDSGCGLAQSAMGPFYCPTDQSVYMDMSFFNELQEKFGAKVTEFTVAYVMAHEMGHHVQNLLGTLNETDKARRSGKYSEAQLNQISVATELQADFYAGLWSRVTGDREKSFIEPGDLESALNAAEAVGDDNIQKRSQGYVNQESFTHGSSAQRKEWFMKGYNSGDIKQGDTFSQLLR; encoded by the coding sequence ATGAAATGGACTGAAGACCGAAGTACAAATGTAGACGACAGACGTGCTTCAGGCGGTAGCGGAGGAGCAATTGTTGGTGGCGGATTAGGCACAATAATTATCGCTGCTATTGTATTTTTCTTAGGTGGTGATCCTTCTGCAATTCTTTCTTCCGGAGTTTCAAATAACGGAGCGCAGACTGAGCAAAGAGAGCTTACAGAAGCTGACAAAAAAATTGGTGAAATGATCGAAATGATTACCGCCGAAAACGAAGAAACCTGGACTAAAGTTTTCGCAGAAAATGGCCTTCAATATCGACCGGCAAGAGTCGTTTTATTCAGAAGCAACACAGATTCCGGATGTGGATTAGCACAATCTGCAATGGGTCCGTTTTATTGTCCGACAGATCAGTCAGTTTATATGGATATGAGTTTCTTTAATGAGCTACAAGAGAAATTTGGCGCAAAAGTAACCGAATTTACCGTTGCTTATGTAATGGCTCACGAAATGGGACATCACGTACAAAATCTTTTAGGAACTTTAAACGAAACCGATAAAGCAAGACGTAGCGGAAAATATTCTGAAGCACAGCTTAATCAAATTTCTGTAGCAACAGAACTTCAGGCAGATTTTTATGCCGGACTTTGGTCTAGAGTTACGGGTGACAGAGAAAAATCATTTATTGAACCCGGAGATTTAGAATCAGCACTTAATGCTGCAGAAGCAGTTGGTGATGATAACATCCAGAAGAGATCACAAGGTTATGTAAATCAGGAAAGCTTTACTCATGGCTCATCGGCACAGCGTAAAGAATGGTTTATGAAAGGATATAATTCCGGAGACATCAAACAGGGTGACACTTTTAGTCAACTTTTAAGATAA